One window of Oscillibacter hominis genomic DNA carries:
- a CDS encoding helix-turn-helix transcriptional regulator has translation MKNESQYGLLLLRQYLYQQTDEQHPVSVTDILAFWQQHGIQAGRKSVYTDIELLQYAGMDIVCVKSSQNKYFVGQRLFELPELKLLVDAVESSRFITEKKSTALIKKLGHLTSTAQAEQLNRRIYMGGTPKPENESIYYNVDTIHNAVQKKQQITFQYYEYTPQKEKILKHNGYRYQFSPYALIWSRDCYYAVGWSEKHGKIAQFRVDRMTAVEPLEQTAVQTLDFDPAEYVRKVFGMYPDNLCTVELLCDNEVMRSVIDRFGENVQTETVDEQHFRATVEVAPSPPFFSWVFTFSGKIRIVSPAAVLEEMRDMAAWLK, from the coding sequence ATGAAAAATGAATCCCAATATGGTCTGCTGCTTCTCCGGCAATATCTATATCAGCAGACAGACGAGCAGCATCCGGTCTCGGTCACGGACATTCTCGCATTCTGGCAGCAGCACGGCATTCAGGCCGGACGCAAGAGTGTTTACACTGACATCGAACTGCTGCAGTACGCCGGGATGGATATCGTCTGCGTCAAAAGCAGCCAGAACAAATACTTTGTTGGGCAGCGGCTTTTCGAACTGCCGGAGCTGAAGCTGCTGGTGGATGCGGTGGAATCCTCCCGGTTTATCACGGAGAAAAAGAGCACCGCCCTCATCAAGAAGCTGGGCCATCTCACCAGCACAGCGCAGGCGGAACAGCTGAACCGCCGCATTTACATGGGCGGCACTCCAAAGCCGGAGAATGAGAGCATCTACTACAATGTGGATACCATCCACAACGCCGTCCAGAAGAAACAGCAAATCACCTTTCAGTATTACGAATACACCCCGCAGAAAGAAAAGATACTCAAGCATAACGGCTACCGCTATCAGTTTAGCCCGTATGCCCTTATCTGGAGCCGAGATTGCTACTATGCCGTAGGCTGGTCGGAAAAGCACGGAAAGATTGCACAATTTCGGGTGGATCGCATGACGGCAGTCGAACCGCTGGAACAGACGGCAGTCCAGACACTGGACTTTGATCCGGCGGAGTATGTCCGAAAGGTGTTTGGGATGTACCCGGACAACCTCTGTACCGTAGAGCTGCTGTGCGATAATGAGGTCATGCGCAGCGTGATCGACCGCTTCGGTGAAAATGTGCAGACGGAAACTGTAGATGAACAGCATTTCCGTGCCACAGTCGAGGTCGCGCCAAGCCCTCCGTTCTTCAGTTGGGTCTTTACCTTTAGCGGTAAGATTCGCATCGTCAGCCCAG
- a CDS encoding helix-turn-helix domain-containing protein, with translation MDTRETVALRIRQLCAERKITPNGLANLSAVPQATIKSILNNESKNPGVVTIKKLCDGLDITLGEFFSTPEFDTLEQEIK, from the coding sequence ATGGATACTCGGGAAACTGTTGCACTTCGCATCCGCCAACTTTGCGCAGAACGAAAAATTACACCGAACGGATTAGCAAATCTGTCTGCCGTTCCTCAAGCAACCATCAAGAGTATCCTTAATAATGAAAGTAAAAATCCGGGCGTCGTGACGATTAAGAAGCTTTGTGATGGTCTTGACATTACCCTCGGTGAGTTCTTCTCCACGCCTGAATTCGATACGCTGGAACAGGAGATCAAGTGA